In Solanum lycopersicum chromosome 5, SLM_r2.1, the following are encoded in one genomic region:
- the LOC138348885 gene encoding intracellular protein transport protein USO1-like, giving the protein MAAPLNLEEGQSSTRPPRFNGHFYSWWKDRMHDYLMAEDNELWDIVLDGPFIPMIEEKDGEKTNLVPKPRQKYDEADRKKIEKGFKAKTLLVCGIGPDEYNRVSACESAKEIWDYLKTAHEGTEQVKESKIDMLTSRYENFKMKEGETIHDMFTKLSSITNELQSLDEPISMTKQVRKVFRILPKSWESKVDAITEAKDLKVLTMDALIGNLKTHEMNRNYDLSKKEAKKDKSLMLKYKSDEDSSDDDMAYLISRFQKFVRKNKVYKRGTNGTRNATQGDTCYKCGKAGHFIRKCPLLKNENKEHQKLTSDKENRRDLVLGKRDRKAAADLVVKKALAAWGDSSSDSEDPDEPKDVSMVVVHEEETVFNEMFALMAHTENEEEDNQLTFERDTMNVELDSLTENKVKLEEKVSRLVSLESNNSELKNQLNQITEEAEKLNGMSNGLQAEIQEKLKNSEKNLGLCYDPISKTEGFRSRFRNFGQFLEMFNCRKSPLNLLGKIKKTK; this is encoded by the exons ATGGCTGCTCCACTTAACCTCGAAGAAGGTCAGTCGTCAACAAGACCTCCCcgtttcaatggacatttctACAGTTGGTGGAAAGATAGAATGCACGATTACCTCATGGCTGAAGACAACGAGTTATGGGATATTGTACTGGATGGACCGTTCATTCCGATGATAGAAGAAAAGGATGGAGAGAAAACTAATCTTGTTCCAAAGCCTAGACAGAAATATGACGAAGCTGacaggaaaaagattgaaaaaggtttcaaagctaaaactcttcttgtctgtgggataggacctgatgagtacAACAGAGTGTCAGCTTGTGAGTCTGCTAAGGAAATTTGGGACTATTTGAAGACTGCacatgaaggaactgaacaagtcaaagaatctAAGATTGACATGCTTACCTCACGGTAtgagaacttcaaaatgaaggaaggagaaacaatacatgacatgttcacaaAGTTATCTTCCATTACAAATGAGCTGCAAAGTCTGGAtgaacctataagcatgacCAAACAAGTCAGAAAAGTGTTTCGAATTCTTCCAAAATCTTGGGAAAGCAAGGTTGATGCCATTACAGAAGCCAAGGATTTGAAGGTGCTGACTATGGATGCTTTGATTGGTAATCTGAAGacacatgagatgaatcgaaATTACGATTTGTCAAAGAAGGAAGCCAAGAAGGACAAGTCATTGATGTTGAAGTACAAATCAGATGAAGATTccagtgatgatgatatggcatatctcatcagcagatttcaaaaatttgtgaggaaaaacaaagtttataaaagaggaacaaatggtACTCGAAATGCTACTCAAGGTGATACttgctacaagtgtggaaaagcTGGGCACTTCATCAGAAAGTGTCCTTTGCTTAAGAATGAAAACAAGGAACATCAAAAACTAACAAGTGACAAAGAGAatagaagggacctggtactcgGCAAGAGAGATCGAAAAGCTGCTGCAGATTTGGTTGTCAAAAAggctcttgctgcatggggtgattcttcaagtgattcagaagaccCTGATGAGCCAAAAGATGTGTCCATGGTTGTTGTACATGAGGAGGAAACtgtcttcaatgaaatgtttgctctcatggctcacacagaaaatgaagaagaggacaatcag TTAACATTTGAAAGAGACACCATGAATGTTGAACTTGACagtttaactgaaaacaaagttaaacttgAAGAGAAAGTGTCAAGATTGGTGTCTCTAGAGTCAAATAACTCTGAACTTAAGAACCAGTTGAACCAGAttactgaagaagctgaaaagctGAATGGAATGTCAAATGGTTTACAagctgaaattcaagaaaaattgaaaaactctgaGAAAAATCTTGGTCTGTGTTACGACCCGATTTCGAAAACTGAAGGGTTTCGAAGTCGATTTCGCAACTTTGGCCAATTTTTGGAAATGTTTAATTGTAGGAAGTCGCCACTTAatcttttaggaaaaattaagaaaaccaaataa